CATCGTCCACGTCGATGAGGCGCGACGCGCGGTCCTGACCGCTTTCGTCACCGATCGCTCGTTCAAGACCTTCTACGGGGACCCGCGCACCCACGAAGCCGCGCTCACCCAGCTCGGCCGCACCGTGCGCCGCATCCACGCGCTCCCTCCCCCCGCCGACGCGCCCATGCGCGATCCCCGCGGCCTGCTCGCCCAGGTCAAGCACGGCCTCCTGGGCAGCTTCGCCCTCCCGGGCTTCGCGGGCGACGTGGTGCGGCGCGTGCTCGCCGAGGACCCACTGACCCACGAACGCGTCCTGGTCCTCGGCCACAACGATCTCAACCCCACCAACCTCATCTACGACGGTGAGGCGATCCTGATCCTCGACTGGGCCACCGCCGGGCCGATGGACGCCTTCTACGATCTCGCGGTGCTCTCCGTCTTCCTGCGCATGAACGAAGGCACCAGCCTGCGCCTGCTCTCGGCCTATGAAGACGAGCAGCTCGTCGAGCTGCCCAAGCGCTTCCTCTACACCCGCCGGCTGGCGGCGGCGCTCGCCGGAGCGTTCCAGCTCTACTTCGCCCGCCAGATGAAACACGCGGGGGCCACCGGCACGGAGACGCCCGACTCCACGCCCTCGCTCGGCGAGTTCTATCAGCGGATGCAGGCCGGAGAGCTGAAGCTCGGCACGCCGGACGGCCACTGGGGGTTCGGTCTCGCCCTGCTCAAGGAGAGCCTCGCGATGTGAGCCCGCGAGCACCCTTCCACATGATGCCCATTCCGCCGAAGCAGAAAGCCAGCATCCAGGGGCAGACCCTCGAGTACATCATCGCGGGGAAGGGCTCCCCCACCCTCGTGCTCATCAATGGTGCCGGTGGCCCCATCGAGGGCTGGTACAAGGTGATGGAGCCGCTGTCCGCGCTGGGGACCGTCTTCGCCTACAACCGCCCAGGCATTGGCGGCAGCGGGAAGCCGGTTGTCCCGCAGACCGGGGAGGTCATCGTCGAGTCGCTTCGTGCGCTCCTGCTTCACGCCCACCTGTCTCCGCCCTACCTCCTGGTGGGCCATTCGCTCGGTGGCCTCGCCGTCAACCTCTTCGCCCGAACATTCCCAGAGGAGGTTTCAGGCGTGGTGCTGCTCGATGCCACCGCGCCCGAGGACGTCAGCGTCATGGCCAGACATCAAGGCGGCTTTCAGCGTTTCGCCCAGCGCACGCTCGATGCGATCTTCGGAAAGGATGAGTTCGGAGAGACGGAACACGTTTCACACACCGTCGACCTCTTCCAGCACGCGGGCCCCTTCCCAGACATCCCACTCGTCGTCGTGACGGGCGGTAGACCCGCCATGGCATGGGCGACCCCGGCGCAAGCCCTCGCCGCACGAGCGGAACACCAGCGGGGCCTGGCCGCACTGTCGCCCCAGGGAAAGCAGATCATCGCCAGCCAGAGCGGACACTTCCCGCAGCTCACGGAGCCAGAAGTCGTGGTGGATGCCGTGCGCCTCGTCAGTGCTCGCCGGCCCCTGTCTTGACGAGCAGAACGAAGCCGTGAGCCCTCCAGCTCTCCGCGATGTATCGCAAGGTGCTCAGCCCACTCCGCCCGCGAACGGCTTCGTCCTCCAGAGCGCAAGGGGCTGTGCGAGCCACTCGGCCAACCGGGGCAACTGGGGCACCAGGGCGTAGCTCGCCACCATCCGCAGTGAGCCCGCCGCGTCCATGACGCGCAGCACCGCCGGGTCGAGCGGCCGCACGCCCACCTTCGCCGCCCTCGCGTCGTAGACGGCGGCCCCCTCCGCGCCCAGGAAGGCCAGGTCCCACTCCACCGGGCCCAGGTTCACGTCCTCGAAGTCCGCGTAGCGCACCCCCGCGGCCGTCCGGATGACGTTGTACGAGGGCGCGTCCCCATGAATGGGCTGGAGGCTGGCCTGGGGGAACACCCGGGCGAAGCCCTCGCGCGACGAGAGCACGGGCGCGAGAACGGTCCACTCCGCCCGCAGCCGCTCGAGGTCGGCGGGGGCCAACAGTCCGGGGTTCTCCTCCAATAGTGCCAGGCACGTGGGAACCGTCTCGGAGAGGGGCGAGAGGAAGGGCAGCTCGCCCGGGTAGTCGCGCAACGCCGCGTGCAGGTCGGCCGCGAGCGCCGCGTCGGCGATGTAGTCCGGCTGGCGCGAGGCATCGACGTCCACGTACTCCCAGAACGTCATCGAGAAGCCATCCCGCCGCACGGGCTCGCGGGGGACGAGGGGGCTTGGGCGCACGACCGGAAGCCCCCGGTCCGCCAGCCACGCGACCACGGCCAGCTCGCGCACCTGACGCGCCGTCTGCGGCGCCCCGTCAAGCCCTGGAGGCAGTGCAACGGGGATCCGCACCACCACCGGTGAGGGAGCCAGGTGCACGACGACGGAGAACTGATCGTGCAGGACCCTGGGGTCCGCCACGTCGAATCCAAGCGCGCGGCCCGCGCTCGTCGCCGCGGCCACGGCCCGCGCCGTGCGGGCCTCGAGATCGGAGGGGGTCAAGTGCACGATGGGCATCCGCTCATCCTGCCAGGCAGGGCTACCCACGGCCACGGGTTCGATTCCCGCCGCCTCCACTTTTTTACGCCGTGCTTACGGGTGGTTGGCAGCGTCCTCCATCCGTGTTGCACGTATGTCGCACGCGGGCGCAGAGGGCCGGTCGAAAACCCCGACCGCCTCTCTGCGCGTGTCCGGGCTCAGGTGGGCGTAGCGCTCCGTCATGTCGATGGCCGCGTGCCCCATCAGCTCCTTGATGACCGTCAGCGGAATCCCCCTCATGGCGAGGTGGCTGCCGTAGGTGTGCCGCAGGTCGTGCCAGCCGATGCGGCCCTGCTCGCGCGTGATGCCCGCCCGCTGGAGGGCCCGGCGCAGCGGCAGCTTGAGCAGCCCGTCAGTCAGCGGCCGACCGTCCTCCTGGCAGAACACGTAAGGGCCGCGCAGGTGCCGGTGTCCCTTGAGCGCGTCCACTGCCGAGCCCGGCAGCTCCACCGTCCTCTCGCGTCCGCCCTTGGGCAAGCCCGAGACACCGCGCCAGATGGTACGGCGGACGTGCAGCTTGCCGCACTGGAAGTCCACGTCGCTCCACTGGAGCCCGATCAGCTCCCCTTGCCGCAGCCCCGCCTTGAGCGCCACCAGCAGCAGCGCTCGCCATTCCGGCTCGGCGGCGTTGAGCAGGCGCTCTGCCTCCTCGAAGGTGAGGAAATCAAAGGGCGGCTTCGGCAGCTTCGCGAAGAGCCTCACACGCGGCGCCTGCTCGATGACCCGCTGCTCTTCCGCGACCGCCAGCAGCTTGCTCAGCACCGTCAACACGTTGTTGATGGTTTTGAGGCTCAGTGGCTTCGGTTCCTCGCCGCTGCGCTTGCGGAGGGCTGCCCGCGTGGGGGCCTCCTTCCGGGCGCGCGCTGCCGACTTCTTCTTGCGCATGACAGCCTTGAAATCCTCTATCTCAGCCGGGCCAATGGCAGCCAGAGCCATTCCACCGAAAAACGACAGGATGTGAGCCTCTAGGATTTGGCTCTTGCTGACGACGCTGGAGTGCTTGTTGTTGTTCTCGCTGTAGGTAAGGAAGCGCGGGGCAAACTCCGCCAATGTCATAGGGCGCTCCCCGGTGTTGTTCTCCTTTCCAAAGGTTCCATTAAGGAGGGAGGCGCGCAATTCGCGCTCATACTGCTCGGCACCCCGGCGCGTCTGCACAGGCGAGAACTTCACGACTCGCTGTCGCCGTCCGTCCGGGTGGTGGAACACGAAGTCCACTTGCCAAGCCTCCTCGACCTTTCCTGCCTTGTTCTGCCACTTCCGCAATCTGATGCTCATTTCCGACTTCCGAGCGCAGAATCACGGCCCTTACCGGCTGTCCACTCTAGCAGGGCAGCGCGGCGGATGCGGAGAGTTTTCCCGATGCGAGCGACGCCGGGAACCTGCTCAAGCCGGATCGCTTCGTAGAGCGTCTTCCTGTTCACGCGCAGTATTTCGGCGGCTTCCTCCACCGTGAGAAACGCGGGCGCGGCGTCAGCAGCAACGGGGGGCGTGCTCATGGCTGGCTCCCCTCCTGCACTGGCGTTGCCCTCCGGGTTGGAGAACGGGCCGCACTCCAGAGAATGCCGCGCCACTGGTGCATGGACGCGCGAGCTTCCCGCCGGTCCCCAGCGCTGGCCTTTCGGCAAGTAACCACAGGCGCGGCCTGGAGTGACCACAGGCGCGGCCTGGAGTGACTACCGGCGTTTTCCCCGGCGTCCTCTCCTGCCAGCCAACAACGGCGCACGAATGCGCCACACACGGAGGGTTTCCCCTCCAGGGATTCGATCTTGTTCATCACCTACCCGCCCTGAACGACACGCCCAACAACCCAAGAACTACCCCGGCCAGCAGTGACACAGCGCAAAGCTGCGTGTCCAGGCCACGAACAAAGCGCGAGGGGTGATCGGCAAGGGTGCAGCCGGGCAACCAAGGGCCGCACACGCGAGCGAATGGAGCACGGCCCATATCGACCGCGACCACGAAGCGCGCGGCAAATGGCCGTCTGGCGTGCCTGGATGCTCGCCACAAGGCCGCGTCGACGAGGCCTCCTGTCCGGGCCCGCATGGACGAGCCAAAGCACAGTGCGCATCCCGACGGGCAGGCAAGGGAGGCGGGTAGCCACAGCGTGGCCACCACCGGGCCCACCAACGCCACCACTCAGAGCCACCAGCGGCGCCACCACGCGGCCACCAACGCCACCGCTCAGAGCCACCACGCGCCACCACCGCAGCCACCACGCGGCCACCAACGCCACCGCTCAGAGCCACCAGCGGCGCCACCACCAAGGCCACCACGCGCCACCACCGGGCCCCGTTACTCGTAGAACCGGCCCGGTAATGACGGGCCATGCCGAACCGTCGCGCGTGAGTGCACAACAAGCCCGCGCCTTGCCGGGTCATGCAAGGGCACACGCCGCGCGCCACCGGACGGAGCTAACACATACATGTGGGGAACAAATCTGTACTGATTTCCCCGATTCGGGCCTAAACGCGCAATCTCTGCAATATTTGTTTCGCACTTCTTTGGTAGTCCCGGGCTTCCCACACTCGCATGGCTGTGTTACCTATCCTGCCGCTTCACCTTCTTACCAACGTCTGCACTGGAGGTACCCCATGCCGAGCGAACGGGTTTCGCGTCGGAGGTGGATTCGTGTTGCCTGCTTTTCGGCTCATGCGCCGCAGAGCTTGCTTGTGCTGCTGGCGGTGCTCGCGTCCTGCCCGGTCGCGTGCGCGAGCCATCCTCCCCCGGATGTGCTCGCCGCTACCCGTGACGTGCTGGCGGGTCTGGACGAGTTCGGCGCGCTGCTGCTGGGGGCCGGGCTGCCCGTCGAAGCCATCCCCCAGGGGCACAGCGTGTCGCCTGTGCAGGCCGAGCGGCTGCGGCGCTATTTCGCAATCCGCCCCTATCTCCCCCAGCAGTACGCGCCTCGCTTCGTTGCCGACGAGCTGCTGCGCTATGTCGAGCAGCACGGGCAAGAGGTGTCGCGCTGGGACCTGGGCCGGATGGTTCAGGCGTACTGCAACCTGTTCCTTCTCCGGCAGGATGGATACCTCGCGGCAGCGCTTACCGGCGAGCCCGCGCAGTGTGTTGGCCCGGTGGAGGTGCGCGACGACGGGGCGGGCGCGGGTGCGTTTGAAATCGGCGAGTTCTACACGCGCGGCGACGGCGAGAGCTGGCGGCGTACAGACCGCCCCAATCTCGACAAGCTGTAGGGCTTCGTGAGGAGAACGCACCATGACTGACAGCCCCGGCCCGCGCCTTAGGCATTGGAAAAGTATAAGTTGACCAACTTCACTTGGCGCGACGCGGCTCCAAGCAATAATTCCAGTCGCCATGGAACTCATCCTTGCGCAGCGCCAATCGCTTCATTT
The genomic region above belongs to Cystobacter ferrugineus and contains:
- a CDS encoding phosphotransferase, which gives rise to MTIEDCLPADLRGPTTTLTRIAAGLSGAAVYRVEAAGQSFVLKIAGETENHADWRGALPIQRLAADAGLAPRIVHVDEARRAVLTAFVTDRSFKTFYGDPRTHEAALTQLGRTVRRIHALPPPADAPMRDPRGLLAQVKHGLLGSFALPGFAGDVVRRVLAEDPLTHERVLVLGHNDLNPTNLIYDGEAILILDWATAGPMDAFYDLAVLSVFLRMNEGTSLRLLSAYEDEQLVELPKRFLYTRRLAAALAGAFQLYFARQMKHAGATGTETPDSTPSLGEFYQRMQAGELKLGTPDGHWGFGLALLKESLAM
- a CDS encoding alpha/beta fold hydrolase, with translation MSPRAPFHMMPIPPKQKASIQGQTLEYIIAGKGSPTLVLINGAGGPIEGWYKVMEPLSALGTVFAYNRPGIGGSGKPVVPQTGEVIVESLRALLLHAHLSPPYLLVGHSLGGLAVNLFARTFPEEVSGVVLLDATAPEDVSVMARHQGGFQRFAQRTLDAIFGKDEFGETEHVSHTVDLFQHAGPFPDIPLVVVTGGRPAMAWATPAQALAARAEHQRGLAALSPQGKQIIASQSGHFPQLTEPEVVVDAVRLVSARRPLS
- a CDS encoding phosphotransferase; translated protein: MPIVHLTPSDLEARTARAVAAATSAGRALGFDVADPRVLHDQFSVVVHLAPSPVVVRIPVALPPGLDGAPQTARQVRELAVVAWLADRGLPVVRPSPLVPREPVRRDGFSMTFWEYVDVDASRQPDYIADAALAADLHAALRDYPGELPFLSPLSETVPTCLALLEENPGLLAPADLERLRAEWTVLAPVLSSREGFARVFPQASLQPIHGDAPSYNVIRTAAGVRYADFEDVNLGPVEWDLAFLGAEGAAVYDARAAKVGVRPLDPAVLRVMDAAGSLRMVASYALVPQLPRLAEWLAQPLALWRTKPFAGGVG
- a CDS encoding tyrosine-type recombinase/integrase, translating into MSIRLRKWQNKAGKVEEAWQVDFVFHHPDGRRQRVVKFSPVQTRRGAEQYERELRASLLNGTFGKENNTGERPMTLAEFAPRFLTYSENNNKHSSVVSKSQILEAHILSFFGGMALAAIGPAEIEDFKAVMRKKKSAARARKEAPTRAALRKRSGEEPKPLSLKTINNVLTVLSKLLAVAEEQRVIEQAPRVRLFAKLPKPPFDFLTFEEAERLLNAAEPEWRALLLVALKAGLRQGELIGLQWSDVDFQCGKLHVRRTIWRGVSGLPKGGRERTVELPGSAVDALKGHRHLRGPYVFCQEDGRPLTDGLLKLPLRRALQRAGITREQGRIGWHDLRHTYGSHLAMRGIPLTVIKELMGHAAIDMTERYAHLSPDTRREAVGVFDRPSAPACDIRATRMEDAANHP
- a CDS encoding helix-turn-helix domain-containing protein, which produces MSTPPVAADAAPAFLTVEEAAEILRVNRKTLYEAIRLEQVPGVARIGKTLRIRRAALLEWTAGKGRDSALGSRK